In a single window of the Desulfovibrio sp. Fe33 genome:
- a CDS encoding bacteriohemerythrin translates to MSLRLKLYSAIGLLLAVGLGMFVATAVITSAQESDGLVINLVGRQRMLSQKMAKEALLYLEDRRTGNDGIELRKQVETTSRLFRDTLTALTYSGPAPVTANPDGPKRDLPAPSESVKTQLLKVRQLWGPYDAALGDILEKQTLDNDFNKKCLAVLVNMNEAVTMMQAESESRVDVLLATQVAGIAIMILTTLVSFLTIQRKLVRPLHTFSSTMDTICRGDLTQVYDNRQKDEIGMVARTLGTMEEKLKTVVSRAKASTVNMADRSADLNEMAADLARSATSQAASVGEIASLMEGMRSTISTTAGNSRETHQLAVKAAEDARKSGESVGTALEAITTIAGKITVIEEIARQTNLLALNAAIEAARAGEHGKGFAVVASEVRKLAERSGQAAKEISELSSNTLGISNEAGELLQLLVPDIEKTANMIEEINASSAEQQRDAEMVGRSVRDLDRGIGETAHMARDLSATTEELSGEANLLRSELHFFKTGEETRVTPPRKAKPQPEYLPPPKPARSLAATTGSKPAKRFRSDFLTSGDDKPLIVWDDSIATGIDLIDDQHKELVKLINRLNSAMLQGKGKAMIGETLEELRRYTSFHFNQEETLFEKYGYSETEEHKSVHGKLLGQVSEFIDKFDSGQTGMSRDLFYFLKDWLVNHIQGVDKRYVPHLKEALKNDY, encoded by the coding sequence ATGAGTCTGAGATTGAAGCTCTATTCGGCCATCGGACTTCTACTGGCCGTGGGCCTGGGAATGTTCGTGGCGACCGCCGTCATCACCTCGGCTCAGGAGAGCGATGGCTTGGTCATCAACCTGGTGGGCCGCCAGCGTATGCTCAGCCAAAAAATGGCCAAGGAGGCCCTGCTCTATCTCGAAGATCGGCGGACGGGCAACGACGGCATCGAACTGCGGAAGCAGGTGGAGACGACCTCCCGGCTGTTCAGGGATACCCTGACCGCACTGACCTACTCCGGGCCCGCCCCGGTGACCGCCAACCCCGACGGGCCGAAACGGGACCTGCCCGCCCCTTCCGAATCCGTAAAAACGCAATTGCTCAAGGTGAGACAACTCTGGGGACCATATGACGCAGCCCTCGGCGACATCCTTGAAAAGCAGACCCTGGACAACGATTTCAACAAGAAATGCCTGGCCGTCCTGGTCAACATGAACGAAGCCGTAACCATGATGCAGGCGGAATCCGAAAGCCGGGTCGACGTTCTGCTGGCCACCCAGGTCGCGGGTATAGCCATCATGATCCTGACCACTCTGGTCAGCTTCCTGACCATCCAGCGCAAGCTGGTCAGGCCCCTGCACACATTCAGTTCAACCATGGACACCATCTGCCGGGGAGACCTGACCCAAGTATACGACAACCGGCAGAAGGATGAAATCGGCATGGTCGCGCGCACGCTCGGCACCATGGAGGAAAAACTCAAAACCGTGGTAAGCCGCGCCAAGGCGTCGACCGTGAATATGGCGGACCGCAGCGCGGACCTCAACGAAATGGCCGCCGATCTGGCGCGGAGCGCCACCAGCCAAGCCGCTTCCGTGGGAGAGATAGCCTCCCTCATGGAAGGAATGCGTTCGACCATTTCGACCACGGCGGGCAATTCGAGGGAAACCCACCAACTGGCCGTAAAGGCGGCCGAGGACGCCCGCAAGAGCGGTGAGTCCGTGGGCACGGCCCTGGAAGCCATCACCACCATCGCGGGCAAGATCACGGTCATCGAGGAAATCGCGAGGCAGACCAACCTCCTGGCCCTGAACGCGGCCATCGAGGCGGCGCGCGCAGGCGAACACGGCAAGGGATTCGCCGTGGTGGCCTCCGAAGTCCGCAAGCTCGCCGAACGGAGCGGGCAGGCGGCCAAGGAGATCAGCGAATTGTCATCGAACACCCTGGGCATATCCAACGAAGCCGGGGAGCTGTTGCAGCTCCTGGTTCCCGACATAGAAAAAACTGCGAACATGATTGAGGAAATCAACGCTTCCAGCGCCGAACAGCAGCGCGACGCCGAGATGGTCGGCCGATCCGTGCGGGACCTGGACCGGGGCATCGGCGAAACCGCCCACATGGCCCGCGATCTTTCCGCGACCACCGAGGAACTGTCCGGCGAGGCGAACCTTCTCCGCAGCGAACTGCACTTCTTCAAGACCGGGGAGGAGACGCGGGTTACACCGCCCCGAAAGGCGAAACCCCAGCCGGAATATCTGCCCCCGCCGAAACCGGCCCGAAGCCTTGCCGCGACAACCGGTTCCAAACCGGCAAAACGGTTTCGCAGCGATTTCCTGACGTCCGGGGACGACAAGCCGCTCATAGTCTGGGACGACAGCATCGCGACAGGCATCGACCTCATCGACGACCAGCACAAGGAGTTGGTCAAGCTCATCAACAGGCTGAACAGCGCCATGCTCCAGGGCAAGGGCAAAGCCATGATCGGCGAGACGCTGGAGGAACTGCGGCGCTACACCTCATTCCATTTCAATCAGGAAGAGACCCTGTTCGAAAAATACGGCTACTCCGAAACGGAGGAACACAAATCCGTCCACGGGAAACTGCTCGGACAGGTCTCGGAATTCATCGACAAGTTCGATTCGGGACAGACGGGCATGAGCCGCGACCTGTTTTATTTCCTTAAAGACTGGCTGGTAAACCACATAC
- a CDS encoding GDSL-type esterase/lipase family protein, whose amino-acid sequence MAVKQKLILLLIAILLPANMWVGGKLLKRLYPPVPAEPKSPAYEARANMLAELAKQLDAEVVFAGDSLTFFCPLNDFFPGKNVQNCGILSDTSTGLVKRWDATVTSFNPRHVFILIGINDILSESDTDIASELEPILQKTPPGSIYLQSILPVAGKPAKLIPRIRSVNKELARTAKENGQFFLDIHSALAGPDGKLKAEYTYDGIHLTYSGYQAWKSAILKELNTLRRPQSTVPESGGAAESPL is encoded by the coding sequence TTGGCCGTTAAGCAAAAACTCATCCTCCTGCTCATCGCCATCCTGCTTCCGGCGAACATGTGGGTAGGAGGCAAGCTCCTGAAACGGCTCTATCCGCCCGTCCCGGCCGAACCGAAAAGCCCGGCGTACGAAGCGCGGGCGAACATGCTCGCGGAACTTGCCAAACAGCTTGATGCGGAAGTGGTCTTTGCCGGTGACAGCCTGACCTTCTTTTGCCCCCTGAACGATTTTTTCCCGGGCAAAAACGTGCAAAATTGCGGAATACTCTCGGACACGTCCACCGGTTTGGTCAAACGATGGGACGCCACGGTGACATCGTTCAATCCGCGACACGTCTTCATACTGATCGGAATCAACGACATCCTGTCGGAGTCGGATACGGACATCGCGTCCGAGCTTGAACCCATTCTCCAAAAGACGCCCCCCGGATCGATTTACCTGCAAAGCATCCTGCCCGTCGCGGGCAAACCGGCGAAACTCATCCCCCGCATCCGTTCCGTCAACAAGGAACTCGCCAGGACGGCGAAGGAAAACGGGCAATTCTTCCTTGATATCCACTCCGCGCTGGCCGGGCCGGACGGCAAGCTCAAGGCGGAGTATACCTATGACGGCATTCATTTGACCTATTCGGGATACCAGGCCTGGAAATCCGCCATCTTGAAGGAACTGAACACCCTGCGCCGTCCGCAATCAACCGTCCCCGAGTCCGGCGGTGCCGCCGAAAGCCCTCTCTGA
- a CDS encoding acyltransferase family protein, producing MFSPTSWLTVPAVAGAKKGHGMVESYLANKLPIQHPGLTNLLLLLGLVALGAATSRRSEPSEPLSMPQTQQVRGCIILLIVIGHLWTHVSFARPWPNLAGDSVAAFLFMSGYGVMLSYMNKRPSPATFLKKRFLRILAPYWLATLLFFTLDKMFLGNTLGMRDAVLTLAGINLNEATRLFDFTRWYVTFQLFWYMAFIAVFTVLPIKRGALVLTAAAPLLFLADYYFIHVDWAKYLAFPAGCLAGLYRKPIVDFIRRRPTTTMGAAMSSLTVFLMIKYSLYSGQIEWLPSVAKIGMREINGLLWTIFLLSTFALLGQVGINSKAYWCAGAISYELYLLHGPFLIKYNPVFFLTTEYGVPLSVSFALLLVLLAGLATILKKTGVRLGR from the coding sequence TTGTTCTCGCCGACTTCATGGCTGACGGTCCCTGCTGTTGCAGGCGCAAAGAAAGGACATGGCATGGTAGAAAGTTACCTCGCAAACAAGCTGCCGATCCAGCATCCGGGTCTCACCAATTTACTCCTGTTGCTTGGACTTGTGGCCCTGGGAGCCGCCACCTCCCGCCGGTCCGAACCATCCGAGCCTCTGAGTATGCCGCAAACGCAGCAGGTTCGCGGCTGCATCATCCTGCTTATCGTCATTGGTCATCTATGGACCCACGTGTCCTTCGCCCGGCCATGGCCGAATTTGGCCGGAGACAGCGTCGCGGCATTCTTGTTCATGTCGGGATACGGGGTGATGCTGTCCTACATGAACAAACGGCCCTCGCCCGCCACCTTCCTCAAAAAACGTTTTCTCCGCATACTGGCGCCGTATTGGCTGGCGACGCTGCTTTTTTTCACCCTGGACAAGATGTTTCTCGGAAACACGCTCGGAATGCGGGACGCCGTGCTGACTCTGGCCGGAATCAATCTGAACGAAGCAACCCGACTTTTCGATTTCACGCGTTGGTACGTGACCTTCCAACTGTTCTGGTACATGGCTTTCATCGCCGTATTCACCGTCCTCCCCATCAAGCGGGGAGCCCTGGTTCTCACTGCGGCGGCTCCGCTTCTCTTCCTGGCGGATTATTACTTCATTCACGTCGACTGGGCGAAATATCTGGCATTTCCAGCCGGTTGCCTGGCCGGTCTATACCGCAAGCCCATCGTCGACTTCATCCGACGACGCCCAACCACAACAATGGGGGCGGCCATGTCGTCCTTGACGGTATTTCTAATGATCAAGTACTCGCTTTACAGCGGCCAGATAGAATGGCTGCCCTCGGTCGCTAAAATCGGGATGCGGGAAATCAACGGACTGCTGTGGACAATTTTCCTGCTGTCGACCTTCGCTCTATTGGGACAGGTTGGAATCAACAGCAAGGCATATTGGTGCGCGGGCGCGATTTCCTATGAACTGTACCTGCTGCACGGCCCCTTCCTGATAAAATACAATCCCGTGTTTTTCCTGACGACCGAATACGGTGTCCCCCTGTCCGTCAGCTTCGCCCTGCTCCTGGTCCTGCTTGCGGGGCTCGCCACGATTCTGAAAAAAACAGGAGTTCGACTTGGCCGTTAA